Within Bifidobacterium dentium JCM 1195 = DSM 20436, the genomic segment TGGTAGATGGCCACGCTTGTCCGATCTCCCAACATGTCGGGACGTGCATCTCCGATGATCTCCCGTGTGATGACGGTGTCGGGTGCCACGGTACGTGCCTGTGCGATCAATGCGTCGATATCGGCGTAGTCGGCATGGGGAGATCCGCCGAATACGCCAAGAAGTCTGGTCATGTCATGCAGCGCATGCTCGGATTCATGTCTGATCGTCTCCATGGTGGAACGTGCCACGACGGGATCGTTCGCGCCGGCGTACCGGCCACCGTCGGACTGCACGATGATGATCGACAACGTATGCGCCACCACGTCATGCATGTCCCGCGCGATGCGTGCACGCTCCGCCAGCGCCGCGATATTGCGCTCCTCGACCTCGCGCGCGGCAATCGCGTCATTGCGTTCCTGCATCATCCGTACCGTCATCAAACGGGCACGCTGCCAGTAGGCGATGATGATCGTCGACGCCAAGCACAGCGCGATGGCGACGAACATCATGACCATGTACTGCAGTATCGTATCGGTGCAGTCGTTCGACAATCCCCGACCGGAATAGACGGTGTTGCAGGAGGAGAGACCATTCAGTACCGTTGCGTCGACGGCGGAGAACTGTCCGGTGCCCACGGCCAGGATCGGACCGACCGTCATCGCCCAGCCCATGATGATTGAGGCCAGGCCATCGACGGCGAATGCCAGCACGATGAACACCTTCGAATTATGCGGGTTGCCGTACAGAATCACCGAATACAGCATGAACGTCGCAAAAAAATCGGTGATCAGCATGCATGGGCCGAACAATAGATGCAGCAGCACCAGTACCACGAATGCCAAGGCACTGATCTGAGGCCATCGCCGGCGCGTGATGAGCGGAACGAGCAACGCGATCGACCAGACCATCTGCACCTGCGCCGGATAGTTATACAGCAGTCCGGGATTGAACTCGATGTTGTTGCCAAGGCCAAACATGAATAGGGCGAGCAATGCGGTGATGATGCTGTCTGCGACGATCACATGGCCGCGAATCCACGAAAACAGGCGCTGCAGTCTAGTCATAGTGGTTCAAGCGTAACGCGCGGCTGGCCATTACGGTATCATGCGCAGGTATGAGACGGGCCTGCCGTGTATGGTGGAAGATCCAGCGACCCTTTCCGGCGAAAGGCAAGGGTGACGGCGACGTCGACGGGAGGAAATGAATGCAATCGAACCCACATGCCGTCCTTGTCGACGATGCGCCCGCCGTTCTGTTCGCTGCAGAAGGGATATCAGGAAAGGTGGATGCACGATGACGCTGCTGACCGAGTATTACGTGCCCGGATTGCATGTTGAGGACCATTCGATCAAAGTGCCGTTGGACTGGTCGGGTCATGAACCCGGCCACGGTTTCGATGGCCCGTCAATCAGCCTGTTCTACCGCGTCGTCACCGCTCCCGAACATGTACATGATGAGCTTCCGTTGCTGATTTTCCTGCAAGGCGGCCCCGGCGGGTGCGGGCCACGTCCGCTCAACCCGCAGTCCGACGGCTGGATCGAGGAAGCCATCAGGCATTTCCGGGTGGTGCTGCCCGACCAACGCGGCACCGGGCGCTCATCCCGCATCGATACGCACATCATGAAGACCATGGATGGCGAAGCGGGAGCCGCATTCCTGAAGCATTTCCTCGCCGATTCGATCATTCGTGATTTCGAACACCTGCGCCGTACCGAATTCGGCGGCGCACGTTGGGCCACGCTGGGGCAGAGCTATGGCGGATTCCTGACGTTGACCTACCTGTCGCTGTTCCCGAAGGGTGTGATCGCCAGCTTTACCACCGGTGGCATTCCGCACGTACCCGCCGATGCCACCGACGTGTACCGCCACACCTTCCCACGTATGGCATCGAAGACGAAGCGGTTCTACGAGCGTTACCCAGTGGATGTGGAACGCGTTGCCGCGCTCGCCGACATTCTGGATTCACGGGAGGTCGTTTTGCCTAATGGCGATCCGCTGACCGTAGAACGTCTGCAATGCCTTGGTGCCGACTTCGGCATGAAGCCCAGTTTCGAGCGTGTGCATTGGATGCTTGATCAGGCATTCCTGGACGGTGACGGTTCCGTATCCGCCGGATCCGAAGTGTCGGATGAATTTCTGCATGGCGTCATGAACGCCACGTCATCCCGCCCTCTGTATTGGCCGTTGCAGGAGTTCATCTATGCCAACGGCGAGCTCGATGAGCCGATTCGATGGGCGGCGCAGCGCGTACGTGACGAGCATCCGGAATTCAACACGGATGTGCGTCCGTTGAACTTCACCGGCGAATGCATGTTTCCGTGGATGTTCGAACGGGAGAATGCGCTTCGACCGTTCAAGCCGGCCATGGACGTGCTCATGGGGGACACGCATTTCGGGATGATCTATGATGCCGACCAGCTGGCCCGTAACGAGGTGCCGCTGCAGGCCGCCGTCTACTATGACGATATGTACGTCGATTCCGGACTGCAGCTGGACACGTTGTCTCGCGTGGCCCGTTCACATTACTGGACTACTAATGAATTCGAACATGACGGTGTGCATGGCTCCGTGGTGTTCGCGCACATCTTCAACGAGGCCCTGAACCGCGGTGACCTGCAGGAACTGTTCTAGACGAAGGAAAGAAGCAATGACCAATCCAACCATCGGATTCATCGGATACGGCAATATGGCCCAAGCCATCGCTTCGGGCATGGTCGACGCCGGCGTGGTGAACGGCGGTGACATCGTGGCCTGCGCCGCACATTATGACAAGCTCGAAAGGACTACTGCCAAGCTGGGTGCGCGGCCGTTGCACACCGCAGCGGAAGTGGCCGAAGCCGCCGACGTGATCGTCATCGCAATCAAACCGTACCAAATCGAAAGCGTCATCGGGCCGATAGCGAAGGAGCTGGCCGAACCGGGCAAGATCGTCGTGTCCATTGCGGCCGGCTGGGATCTGAACAAATTCCGTGAACTGTTCGGAACCGACTTCGTCGATGCGCACGTCCAATGCACCATTCCGAATACGCCGATGGCCGTCGGCAAGGGCGTGCTCGTCACCGAAATCGCCAATACGCTCACCGAAGCGCAGACCGAGACCTTCGAACGGCTATTCGCGCCGATCAGTCTGATCGAGCGCGTCGACAGCGCGCATATGGGCATCGCCATGTGCATTGCCGGCTGCGCTC encodes:
- the proC gene encoding pyrroline-5-carboxylate reductase, which translates into the protein MTNPTIGFIGYGNMAQAIASGMVDAGVVNGGDIVACAAHYDKLERTTAKLGARPLHTAAEVAEAADVIVIAIKPYQIESVIGPIAKELAEPGKIVVSIAAGWDLNKFRELFGTDFVDAHVQCTIPNTPMAVGKGVLVTEIANTLTEAQTETFERLFAPISLIERVDSAHMGIAMCIAGCAPAFTDMYIEALGDAGVKYGLQRATAYRLAAKMVEGVGALYLASETHPGAMKDAVCSPGGTTIKGVASLEESAFRGAVIKAVDAIEA
- a CDS encoding alpha/beta fold hydrolase; this encodes MTLLTEYYVPGLHVEDHSIKVPLDWSGHEPGHGFDGPSISLFYRVVTAPEHVHDELPLLIFLQGGPGGCGPRPLNPQSDGWIEEAIRHFRVVLPDQRGTGRSSRIDTHIMKTMDGEAGAAFLKHFLADSIIRDFEHLRRTEFGGARWATLGQSYGGFLTLTYLSLFPKGVIASFTTGGIPHVPADATDVYRHTFPRMASKTKRFYERYPVDVERVAALADILDSREVVLPNGDPLTVERLQCLGADFGMKPSFERVHWMLDQAFLDGDGSVSAGSEVSDEFLHGVMNATSSRPLYWPLQEFIYANGELDEPIRWAAQRVRDEHPEFNTDVRPLNFTGECMFPWMFERENALRPFKPAMDVLMGDTHFGMIYDADQLARNEVPLQAAVYYDDMYVDSGLQLDTLSRVARSHYWTTNEFEHDGVHGSVVFAHIFNEALNRGDLQELF